The following are encoded together in the Paludisphaera mucosa genome:
- a CDS encoding glycoside hydrolase family 5 protein, whose product MYGSLLATFLPLIVLGSAGAESLDDGGAAFVRSFDEPRSLAGASVPRIGVRVEPGAGRSGSTGLRVERPASGGAGSTTVAWTLPVEKLRGVRVRVEAFVRAEGVARPPKSWNGIKVMLHLAGGAEEWPQAPVDSGSFEWARVGFVRAIPDDVKTADLVLGLEETTGVVVFDDVRVTVEPARPARVAAVGRPDPRHGPGRLRGVMIGTSVDADDLRTLARDWGANHVRWQLLWGGFPNGPADDATAEEYDRWLDGELDWLARLLPVCRQEGITVLIDLHTPPGGRDSASVHAMFRKAEHQTHFLKVWERIVRRFRDDPAVWGYDLLNEPVLGMLPEGVRTWPEMALEAAKRIRAIDAGKAIVVEPAPWGGPEAIDDFEPLPGIEGVVYSVHMYLPHQFTHQGVQGNPKGLTYPGVIAGRKWDKDAVRLALEPARRFERTFNVPIYIGEFSAIRWAPGTSARDYLRDVIDVMEEYGWDWAYHAYREWNSWSFEHGSDPDDAKPSPSPTDRCLLLKSYFARNRVAATP is encoded by the coding sequence ATGTATGGATCGCTGCTTGCGACGTTCTTGCCGTTGATCGTGCTCGGTTCGGCGGGGGCGGAGAGCCTGGACGACGGCGGCGCCGCCTTCGTCCGCTCGTTTGATGAGCCGAGATCGCTGGCGGGGGCCTCGGTTCCGCGAATTGGGGTGCGGGTCGAACCGGGAGCGGGTCGATCGGGCTCGACGGGGCTGCGGGTCGAACGCCCGGCCTCCGGCGGCGCGGGCTCGACGACGGTGGCTTGGACGCTCCCGGTCGAGAAGCTCCGGGGCGTCCGAGTCCGCGTCGAGGCGTTCGTCCGCGCGGAGGGCGTGGCCAGGCCGCCGAAGAGCTGGAACGGGATCAAGGTGATGCTGCATCTCGCCGGCGGAGCCGAGGAGTGGCCGCAAGCGCCCGTCGATTCCGGCTCGTTCGAGTGGGCCCGGGTCGGGTTCGTCCGCGCGATTCCGGACGACGTCAAGACGGCGGACCTGGTGCTCGGGCTTGAGGAGACGACCGGGGTCGTGGTGTTCGACGACGTCCGCGTGACCGTCGAGCCGGCTCGGCCGGCCAGGGTCGCGGCCGTCGGGCGTCCCGATCCGCGGCACGGCCCCGGCCGCCTGCGCGGGGTTATGATCGGCACGTCGGTCGACGCCGACGACCTGCGCACCCTGGCGCGCGATTGGGGGGCCAACCACGTGCGCTGGCAGCTGCTCTGGGGCGGTTTCCCCAACGGCCCGGCCGACGACGCAACGGCCGAAGAGTACGACCGGTGGCTCGACGGCGAGCTGGACTGGCTCGCCCGGCTGCTACCCGTCTGTCGTCAGGAGGGGATCACGGTTCTGATCGACCTCCACACGCCGCCGGGCGGCCGGGATTCCGCCAGCGTCCATGCGATGTTCCGCAAGGCCGAGCACCAGACGCATTTCCTGAAAGTGTGGGAGCGGATCGTCCGGCGGTTCCGCGACGACCCGGCGGTGTGGGGCTACGACCTGCTGAACGAGCCCGTCCTCGGGATGCTCCCGGAGGGTGTGCGGACGTGGCCGGAGATGGCCCTGGAGGCGGCGAAGCGGATCCGGGCGATCGACGCCGGAAAGGCCATCGTCGTCGAGCCCGCGCCCTGGGGCGGCCCCGAGGCGATCGACGACTTCGAGCCGCTGCCCGGGATCGAAGGCGTCGTCTACAGCGTTCACATGTACCTGCCGCACCAATTCACCCACCAGGGGGTGCAGGGCAACCCCAAGGGGCTGACCTATCCGGGCGTCATCGCGGGCCGCAAGTGGGACAAGGATGCGGTGCGGCTCGCCCTGGAACCCGCCCGCCGCTTCGAACGCACCTTCAACGTCCCCATCTACATCGGCGAGTTCAGCGCGATCCGGTGGGCCCCCGGCACGAGCGCCCGCGACTACCTCCGCGACGTGATCGACGTCATGGAAGAGTACGGTTGGGACTGGGCCTACCACGCCTATCGCGAGTGGAACAGCTGGAGCTTCGAGCACGGCTCGGACCCCGACGACGCGAAGCCGAGCCCGTCGCCCACCGATCGCTGCCTGCTGTTGAAGTCGTATTTCGCCCGCAATCGCGTCGCGGCGACGCCCTGA
- a CDS encoding helix-turn-helix domain-containing protein yields the protein MASYFFRVEHDLLRSDAFRSLGGSAIKVYLVIGLFSDFGTDWGYPSTRTIARQAGLSRQTVIDAIQELIGAGFLIANKSRGKSTAYRVLRQPAPDHRPTGDRAKPVASKKTKPAPQTGRDLLDVPGETGPKSLVDPSKSGLFSLVDPVQKLDHGGREDGPKRETGTKEDTASAPIPGTPFRLSADGRLLVAVDLQELLTNQGLPENLATRLVMQKDPEAVAKVLLNAFYLQSLGKLQNGPGYIRAGIEDGYDLLPQVANRLETRRRELAERLRKIEQEKKQARAVDSLASQEAAVSYVLENLHPDELKRLTAIALDSLPEPVVRRNPTLSNPFVRGKVYELACGEPVE from the coding sequence ATGGCATCGTATTTCTTCCGGGTCGAGCACGACTTGCTCCGGTCCGACGCCTTCCGATCGCTGGGGGGCTCGGCGATCAAGGTGTATCTCGTGATCGGCCTCTTCTCCGACTTCGGCACCGACTGGGGCTATCCCAGCACCCGGACCATCGCGCGCCAGGCGGGCCTCAGCCGGCAGACCGTCATCGACGCCATCCAGGAGCTGATCGGGGCGGGGTTCCTGATCGCGAACAAGTCGCGGGGCAAGTCCACGGCGTACCGGGTCCTGCGCCAGCCCGCGCCGGACCACCGGCCCACCGGCGACCGGGCCAAGCCCGTCGCGTCCAAGAAGACGAAGCCGGCCCCGCAAACCGGCCGAGATCTTTTAGACGTCCCCGGCGAAACCGGTCCAAAGTCTTTAGTCGACCCCTCGAAATCCGGCCTGTTTTCTTTAGTCGACCCGGTCCAGAAGCTGGACCACGGCGGCCGTGAGGATGGGCCCAAACGAGAAACAGGAACGAAAGAAGACACAGCGTCGGCCCCGATCCCCGGTACGCCCTTCCGCCTGAGCGCCGACGGCCGGCTCCTTGTTGCTGTCGATTTGCAGGAATTATTGACGAATCAGGGCCTGCCGGAGAACCTGGCGACCCGCCTTGTTATGCAGAAGGACCCGGAGGCCGTCGCCAAGGTGCTGCTCAACGCCTTCTACCTGCAAAGCCTAGGTAAGCTGCAGAACGGCCCCGGCTACATCCGCGCCGGGATCGAGGACGGCTACGACCTGCTCCCGCAGGTGGCGAACCGCCTCGAAACGCGTCGTCGCGAGCTGGCGGAACGGCTCCGGAAGATCGAGCAGGAGAAGAAGCAGGCCCGCGCGGTCGACTCGTTGGCGTCCCAGGAAGCGGCCGTCTCCTATGTGCTCGAAAATCTCCATCCCGATGAGCTGAAACGTCTTACGGCGATCGCCCTGGACTCGCTCCCGGAGCCCGTCGTCCGGCGAAACCCGACCCTGTCGAATCCGTTCGTCCGGGGCAAGGTCTACGAACTGGCCTGCGGCGAGCCGGTGGAATAA
- a CDS encoding beta-ribofuranosylaminobenzene 5'-phosphate synthase family protein, whose amino-acid sequence MTRLRIRTASRLHFGLLGWGPHVRRQFGGVGLMVEEPGLELAAEPAERFHAAGPLAPRVAALLDRIPDRWTGPTPVRPVRIEVVRAPEEHAGLGVGTQLSLAVARLVLAASGVEEPTLDQLARLSERGRRSGVGLHGFLHGGLIVDGGHATPGDVPPMVSRLDFPEDWSILIVRPPAPSGRHGGDEAAAFAGLPPVPERTSERLCRLVLLDLLSAAAGRDLDAFGAALGEIQREVGAAFAPAQGGVYAGPESESLVAELGRLGLVGAGQSSWGPSLYAFGTPSDDQKRALTARLRDRHDLGPRDVFWTRARNRGAGLATAATPGPA is encoded by the coding sequence ATGACGCGGCTGCGAATCCGGACCGCGAGCCGGCTCCATTTCGGGCTCCTGGGCTGGGGCCCCCACGTCCGCCGCCAGTTCGGCGGCGTCGGCCTGATGGTCGAGGAACCGGGCCTCGAGCTGGCCGCCGAGCCCGCCGAACGATTCCACGCCGCCGGCCCGCTGGCCCCGCGCGTGGCCGCCCTGCTCGACCGCATCCCCGACCGTTGGACCGGGCCGACGCCGGTCCGCCCCGTGCGGATCGAGGTCGTCCGCGCCCCCGAGGAGCACGCCGGCCTGGGCGTCGGCACCCAGCTCAGCCTGGCCGTCGCGAGGCTGGTCCTGGCGGCGTCGGGCGTCGAGGAGCCGACGCTGGATCAGCTCGCCAGGCTCTCCGAGCGCGGCCGGCGCTCGGGCGTCGGCCTCCACGGCTTCCTCCACGGCGGCCTGATCGTCGACGGCGGCCACGCGACGCCCGGCGACGTCCCGCCGATGGTCTCGCGGCTCGACTTCCCCGAGGACTGGTCGATCCTGATCGTCCGCCCCCCCGCCCCGTCGGGCCGCCACGGCGGCGACGAGGCCGCCGCCTTCGCCGGCCTGCCGCCGGTCCCCGAGCGCACCTCCGAACGGCTCTGCCGGCTCGTCCTGCTCGACCTCCTGAGCGCCGCGGCCGGCCGCGACCTGGACGCCTTCGGCGCGGCCCTCGGCGAGATCCAGCGCGAGGTCGGCGCGGCCTTCGCCCCCGCCCAGGGGGGCGTCTACGCCGGCCCGGAGTCCGAGTCCCTCGTCGCCGAGCTAGGCCGCCTCGGCCTGGTCGGCGCCGGCCAGAGTTCCTGGGGCCCGTCGCTCTACGCCTTCGGCACGCCGTCCGACGACCAGAAGCGGGCCCTGACCGCCCGCCTCCGGGATCGCCACGACCTCGGCCCGCGCGACGTCTTCTGGACCCGCGCCCGCAACCGGGGCGCGGGCCTCGCGACGGCCGCGACGCCCGGCCCGGCCTGA
- a CDS encoding TlpA family protein disulfide reductase, with amino-acid sequence MLKLARTTALALLAGLSALPAARAEGLGVGDAAPKLEVKEFVKGEPIKALEPGKLYVVEFWATWCGPCIATIPHLTELQKKHPEVTFIGVSILEDDQSGIKPFVEKMGEKMDYRVAMDAVPEKADSDQGAMAKNWMKAADQNGIPTAFIVNKDLKVVWIGHPGEIDEPLEKVVNGSWDLNTAVDEAKKAKEEQAKRGQLQAKLQKAMQSEDPKVIIDTIDEIIKEIPSAEKSLTAMKFNALVQSGDEDKALALGKTLMDGDAGKEAQGLNFIAWAIVDPEVKKKPGAKLVALALEAAKKGDELESGKSPFLADTLAKAYFDSGDAPKALETQKRAVELAKGTELEDDSSLKDRLEQYQKAVGEKKDGEKKD; translated from the coding sequence ATGCTCAAGCTCGCCCGAACGACGGCCCTGGCCCTGCTGGCCGGCCTGTCCGCCCTCCCCGCCGCCCGCGCCGAGGGCCTCGGCGTCGGCGACGCCGCCCCGAAGCTCGAAGTCAAGGAATTCGTCAAGGGAGAGCCGATCAAAGCCCTCGAGCCCGGCAAGCTCTACGTCGTCGAGTTCTGGGCCACCTGGTGCGGCCCCTGCATCGCCACCATCCCCCACCTCACCGAGCTGCAGAAGAAGCACCCCGAGGTGACGTTCATCGGCGTCAGCATCCTGGAGGACGACCAGTCCGGGATCAAGCCGTTCGTCGAGAAGATGGGCGAGAAGATGGACTACCGCGTCGCCATGGACGCCGTCCCCGAGAAGGCCGACTCCGACCAGGGCGCGATGGCCAAGAACTGGATGAAGGCCGCCGACCAGAACGGCATCCCCACCGCCTTCATCGTGAACAAGGACCTCAAGGTCGTCTGGATCGGCCATCCCGGCGAGATCGACGAGCCCCTGGAGAAGGTCGTCAACGGCTCGTGGGACCTGAACACCGCCGTCGACGAGGCGAAGAAGGCCAAGGAAGAACAGGCCAAGCGCGGGCAGCTCCAGGCCAAGCTCCAGAAGGCCATGCAGTCCGAAGACCCCAAGGTGATCATCGATACGATCGACGAGATCATCAAGGAAATCCCCAGCGCGGAGAAGAGCCTCACGGCCATGAAGTTCAACGCGCTCGTCCAGTCGGGCGACGAGGACAAGGCCCTCGCGCTGGGCAAGACCCTGATGGACGGCGACGCCGGCAAGGAGGCCCAGGGCCTCAACTTCATCGCCTGGGCCATCGTCGACCCCGAGGTCAAGAAGAAGCCGGGCGCCAAGCTCGTCGCCCTGGCCCTCGAGGCCGCCAAGAAGGGCGACGAGCTGGAGAGCGGCAAGAGCCCGTTCCTGGCCGACACCCTCGCCAAGGCCTATTTCGACTCGGGCGACGCCCCCAAGGCCCTCGAAACCCAGAAGCGCGCCGTCGAGCTCGCCAAGGGCACCGAGCTCGAAGACGATTCGAGCCTGAAGGATCGCCTCGAACAGTACCAGAAAGCCGTCGGCGAGAAGAAGGACGGCGAGAAGAAGGACTGA
- a CDS encoding DUF6513 domain-containing protein encodes MNDSPSPTRVLFVTGRLAEFALRQVLDDLAPRAGIEAEVAVLPITVAALMTPAWIAKRLEPPPGVARIILPGYCRGDLAAIEAKAPGVPVEVGPEDLRDLPRWFGHERAGGRPDDYGAYDVAILAEINLAPRLPRAELLRQARDFAAQGADLIDLGCEPGVCWAEVGDAVRALRDEGLRVSIDSFDPDEVARAVAAGAELVLSVNAGNRDAAKGWGAEVVVLPDQPGTLEGLDATVEALDAAGVRFRIDPILEPIGFGFAASLGRYLEVRRRYPDAAMMMGVGNLTELTDVDSAGVNTLLMGFCQEQRIHSVLTTAVINWARSSVRELDLARRLVRHAVVNRVLPKRVEPGLVMLRDPKLARFGPENLAELQRRIRDPNWRIFAEDGLVYALNGAHLLSGPDPFVLFDRMGVADASHAFYLGYEMMKARTALTLGKAYRQDQSLSWGFLTEPETSHRLRRGRVGGEAPAGGAAPPADPTPEEDDRA; translated from the coding sequence GACCTCGCGCCGCGCGCGGGGATCGAGGCCGAGGTGGCGGTGCTGCCGATCACCGTCGCCGCGCTGATGACGCCGGCGTGGATCGCGAAGCGGCTGGAGCCGCCGCCGGGGGTCGCGCGGATCATCCTCCCGGGGTATTGCCGGGGGGACCTGGCGGCGATCGAGGCGAAGGCGCCGGGCGTGCCGGTCGAGGTCGGCCCGGAAGACCTCCGCGACCTGCCGCGCTGGTTCGGCCACGAGCGGGCCGGCGGGCGTCCCGACGACTACGGCGCGTACGACGTCGCGATCCTCGCCGAGATCAACCTCGCCCCCCGCCTGCCCCGCGCCGAGCTGCTGCGCCAGGCCCGCGACTTCGCCGCGCAGGGGGCCGACCTGATCGACCTGGGCTGCGAGCCGGGCGTCTGCTGGGCCGAGGTCGGCGACGCCGTCCGCGCGCTCCGGGACGAGGGCCTGCGGGTCTCGATCGACAGCTTCGATCCGGACGAGGTCGCGCGGGCCGTCGCGGCCGGCGCCGAGCTGGTGCTGAGCGTCAACGCCGGCAACCGCGACGCGGCGAAGGGCTGGGGCGCCGAGGTCGTCGTCCTCCCCGACCAGCCGGGGACGCTCGAAGGGCTCGACGCCACGGTCGAGGCCCTCGACGCGGCCGGCGTCCGCTTCCGGATCGACCCGATTTTGGAGCCCATCGGCTTCGGCTTCGCGGCCTCGCTCGGCCGCTACCTGGAGGTCCGCCGCCGCTATCCCGACGCCGCGATGATGATGGGCGTGGGCAACCTCACCGAGCTGACCGACGTCGACTCGGCGGGCGTCAACACGCTCCTGATGGGCTTCTGCCAGGAGCAGCGGATCCACAGCGTTTTGACCACGGCCGTCATCAACTGGGCCCGATCGTCGGTCCGCGAGCTGGACCTGGCGCGGCGGCTGGTCCGACACGCCGTCGTCAACCGGGTCCTCCCCAAGCGCGTCGAGCCCGGCCTGGTCATGCTCCGCGACCCCAAGCTCGCCCGCTTCGGGCCCGAGAACCTCGCCGAACTCCAGCGCCGGATCCGCGACCCCAACTGGCGGATCTTCGCCGAGGACGGGCTCGTCTACGCGCTCAACGGAGCCCACCTGCTGAGCGGCCCCGACCCCTTCGTCCTGTTCGACCGGATGGGCGTCGCCGACGCCTCGCACGCCTTCTATCTGGGCTACGAGATGATGAAGGCGAGAACCGCCTTGACGCTGGGCAAGGCCTATCGCCAGGATCAATCGCTGTCGTGGGGCTTCCTCACCGAGCCGGAGACGAGCCACCGCCTGCGGCGCGGACGGGTGGGCGGCGAGGCCCCCGCGGGGGGGGCGGCCCCCCCCGCCGACCCGACGCCCGAGGAGGACGACCGCGCGTGA
- a CDS encoding DUF447 domain-containing protein, producing the protein MILEGLVTTLSPEGELNIAPMGPKIPADLSMATFVLRPYRTSTTYRNLKAGGAGVFHVTDDVRLLARTAIGAPLDPPPATLPARAVAGRVLADACRYYEFRPIVVDDIDERTTVLVETVAEGRIRDFLGFNRARHAVVEAAILATRTAFLPLAEILDEFQKLSILVDKTGGPAEHEAFDLLHEHVRRSARPPLESRASIP; encoded by the coding sequence GTGATCCTCGAAGGCCTCGTCACCACCCTGAGCCCCGAGGGCGAGCTGAACATCGCGCCCATGGGCCCCAAGATCCCCGCCGACCTGAGCATGGCCACGTTCGTCCTCCGCCCCTACCGGACGTCGACGACCTACCGCAACCTCAAGGCCGGCGGCGCGGGGGTCTTCCACGTCACCGACGACGTCCGCCTCCTGGCCCGGACCGCGATCGGGGCCCCGCTCGACCCGCCCCCGGCCACCCTGCCGGCGCGGGCCGTCGCCGGGCGGGTGCTCGCCGACGCCTGCCGCTACTACGAGTTCCGCCCCATCGTCGTCGACGACATCGACGAGCGGACGACCGTCCTTGTGGAGACCGTCGCCGAGGGCCGGATCCGCGACTTCCTCGGCTTCAACCGCGCCCGCCACGCCGTCGTCGAGGCCGCGATCCTCGCCACGCGGACCGCGTTCCTCCCCCTGGCGGAGATCCTCGACGAGTTCCAGAAGCTCTCGATCCTCGTCGACAAGACCGGCGGCCCGGCCGAGCATGAGGCGTTCGACCTGCTCCACGAGCACGTCCGCCGGTCGGCGCGCCCGCCGCTCGAATCGAGGGCGTCCATCCCATGA
- a CDS encoding DNA methyltransferase, translating into MASPARRAARPGPAPSETPAPPPYAPLDVRSLDRNLFSLEVYGDSADQVDDLIESVREHGILEPLVVAPGLARGRWEVVSGHRRLACAAELALERVPCVIREFATDDDRRTAVLEYNRQRRKTFSQMMREADALETLLSTDARARSRGNLRNQDGAGVPTSPSPRTIPFGDHPSWNDDEKDAGRRNSDARSDEGQGGAVRPRPGRTDAAVAERIGLGGKDLYRQARAVWAKAREGDPRALAGVAQLDAETKTIHAAYKDLRRRDKFSRDFRPTPYDVWSFRHDRAFGVPHPGSIPPSLVAHALHYFTDPGALVVDPMAGGGTTLDVALAMGRRCLAYDLEPVRTEIAPLDVRLGFPPEAAGCDLVFCDPPYHTMLARKYPRESVAAAPLEAWTRFLDRLAQDVFLILRPGGAFALLLAPQTEKDLPRGHGYIDHVFLGYRAGLEAGFLPERRISCPMSGDYTPQQVRRARTEGRLLGQVRDLLVLRKPRESDLRAQITP; encoded by the coding sequence ATGGCTTCCCCCGCGCGTCGAGCCGCCAGGCCGGGTCCCGCCCCGAGCGAAACGCCCGCCCCGCCCCCCTACGCCCCGCTGGACGTCCGGTCGCTCGATCGGAACCTGTTCAGCCTGGAGGTTTACGGCGATTCGGCGGACCAGGTCGACGACCTGATCGAGAGCGTCCGCGAGCACGGGATCCTGGAACCGCTCGTCGTCGCGCCGGGGCTGGCGCGAGGGCGATGGGAGGTCGTCTCGGGCCACCGACGCCTGGCCTGCGCGGCGGAGTTGGCGCTGGAGCGGGTCCCCTGCGTGATCCGGGAGTTCGCGACGGACGACGACCGCCGGACCGCCGTCCTCGAATACAACCGCCAGCGCCGCAAGACGTTCAGCCAGATGATGCGCGAGGCCGACGCCCTCGAAACCCTGCTCTCGACCGACGCCCGCGCGCGGAGCCGAGGGAACCTCCGGAATCAGGACGGGGCAGGTGTCCCGACGTCGCCGAGCCCCCGCACCATCCCCTTCGGCGACCATCCCTCCTGGAACGACGACGAGAAAGACGCCGGGCGTCGGAATTCCGACGCTCGAAGCGACGAGGGGCAGGGGGGAGCGGTTCGTCCCAGGCCCGGCCGTACCGACGCGGCCGTCGCCGAGCGGATCGGCCTGGGGGGCAAGGACTTGTATCGCCAGGCTCGGGCCGTCTGGGCCAAGGCCCGGGAGGGCGACCCGCGGGCCTTGGCCGGCGTCGCCCAACTCGACGCCGAGACGAAGACCATCCACGCCGCCTACAAGGACCTGCGCCGGCGCGACAAGTTCAGTCGCGACTTCCGCCCGACCCCGTACGACGTCTGGTCGTTCCGCCACGACCGGGCCTTCGGCGTCCCCCACCCCGGATCCATCCCCCCGAGCCTCGTCGCCCACGCGCTGCACTATTTCACCGACCCCGGCGCGCTCGTCGTCGACCCGATGGCCGGCGGCGGGACCACCCTCGACGTCGCCCTCGCCATGGGCCGACGCTGCCTCGCCTACGACCTCGAACCGGTCCGCACCGAAATCGCCCCCCTCGACGTCCGCCTCGGATTCCCCCCCGAAGCGGCCGGCTGCGACCTCGTCTTCTGCGACCCCCCCTACCACACGATGCTCGCGCGAAAATACCCGAGGGAGAGCGTCGCCGCCGCGCCCCTCGAAGCCTGGACGCGGTTCCTCGACCGGCTCGCCCAGGATGTCTTTTTAATCCTGAGGCCGGGGGGCGCATTCGCGCTTTTGTTGGCTCCTCAGACCGAGAAGGACCTACCGCGCGGCCACGGCTACATCGACCACGTCTTCCTGGGCTACCGCGCGGGCCTCGAGGCCGGCTTCCTCCCCGAGCGCCGCATCAGCTGCCCGATGAGCGGCGACTACACCCCGCAGCAGGTCCGACGCGCCCGGACCGAGGGCCGCCTCCTGGGACAGGTCCGGGATCTCCTCGTCCTCCGCAAGCCGAGGGAGAGCGACCTCCGAGCCCAGATTACCCCGTAA
- a CDS encoding alkaline phosphatase D family protein, with protein sequence MRDLSELFSAARAEGRVSRRLFLAYGAALSSLPLLGARAEARSRRASFAADPFSLGVASGEPTEGGVVLWTRLAPSPLDPDGGMPPEAVEVAWELATDDGMREIVRSGKAVASPQLAHSVHVEAEGLQPDRWYWYRFRAGDAVSPVGRTRTAPAADAAPERLRFAFASCSHYEQGYFTAYRRLAEEDLDLAFHLGDYIYEGSGRDALVRKHAGPKLRTLADYRIRHAQYKTDPDLQAAHARCPWVVTWDDHEFENNYAAGVSEKAGVDPVEFLEQRARAYQAYYEAMPLRPSSLPHGPHMKLYRTVPFGRLATFQVLDTRQYRTDQPNDDRASELNELALSPKNTILGAEQADWLKAALLRSTGTWNVLAQQVMMGMVHRSRTPGGPELYSMDQWPGYAVERMKLVEFLADRRVPNPVVLTGDIHSNWVNDLRVDDRKPEGAVVAAEFVGTSITSGGDGSPQVEGLDGLLAANPCVRFHNRQRGYVLCTLTPKSWVSDYRIVEKVKSPGAPAKTLKSFAVEAGKPGVQPA encoded by the coding sequence ATGCGCGACCTTTCCGAGTTGTTTTCCGCCGCACGGGCCGAGGGCCGCGTCAGCCGTCGCCTGTTCCTGGCCTACGGGGCCGCGCTCTCCTCGCTGCCGCTCCTGGGGGCCAGGGCCGAGGCCCGCTCTCGGCGTGCGAGCTTCGCCGCCGACCCGTTCTCGCTCGGCGTGGCGTCGGGCGAGCCGACGGAGGGTGGGGTCGTCCTGTGGACGCGGCTCGCGCCCAGTCCGCTCGACCCCGACGGCGGGATGCCGCCGGAGGCGGTCGAGGTCGCGTGGGAGCTGGCGACCGACGACGGGATGCGCGAGATCGTCCGGAGCGGCAAGGCCGTCGCCTCGCCCCAGCTCGCGCACTCGGTCCACGTCGAGGCCGAGGGGCTGCAGCCGGACCGATGGTACTGGTACCGCTTCAGGGCCGGCGACGCCGTCAGCCCGGTCGGCCGCACCCGCACCGCCCCCGCGGCCGACGCCGCCCCGGAACGGCTGCGGTTCGCGTTCGCGTCGTGCTCGCATTACGAGCAGGGCTACTTCACGGCCTACCGACGGCTGGCCGAGGAAGACCTGGACCTGGCGTTCCACCTGGGCGACTACATCTACGAAGGGTCCGGCCGGGACGCCCTGGTGCGCAAACACGCCGGGCCGAAGCTGCGGACCCTGGCCGACTACCGGATCCGCCACGCCCAGTACAAGACCGACCCGGACCTGCAGGCCGCCCACGCCCGCTGCCCGTGGGTGGTGACGTGGGACGACCACGAGTTCGAGAACAACTACGCCGCCGGCGTCTCCGAGAAGGCCGGCGTCGACCCCGTCGAGTTCCTGGAGCAGCGGGCGAGGGCCTACCAGGCCTATTACGAGGCCATGCCGCTGCGGCCCTCGTCGCTGCCGCACGGTCCCCACATGAAGCTCTATCGGACCGTCCCGTTCGGCCGCCTGGCGACCTTCCAGGTGCTCGACACGCGCCAGTACCGCACCGACCAGCCCAACGACGACCGCGCCTCGGAGCTGAACGAGCTCGCCCTGAGCCCCAAGAACACGATCCTCGGCGCCGAGCAGGCCGACTGGCTCAAGGCGGCGCTCCTGCGCTCGACCGGGACGTGGAACGTGCTGGCGCAGCAGGTGATGATGGGCATGGTCCATCGGAGCCGGACCCCGGGGGGCCCGGAGCTGTACTCGATGGACCAGTGGCCGGGCTACGCCGTCGAGCGGATGAAGCTCGTGGAGTTCCTCGCCGACCGCCGCGTGCCCAACCCCGTGGTCCTGACCGGCGACATCCACTCCAACTGGGTCAACGACCTCCGCGTCGACGACCGCAAGCCCGAAGGGGCCGTCGTGGCGGCCGAGTTCGTCGGCACGTCGATCACCAGCGGCGGCGACGGCTCGCCCCAGGTCGAGGGCCTCGACGGGCTCCTCGCCGCCAACCCCTGCGTCCGCTTCCACAACCGCCAGCGCGGCTACGTCCTGTGCACGCTGACCCCGAAGTCCTGGGTCAGCGACTACCGGATCGTCGAGAAGGTCAAGTCTCCCGGCGCCCCGGCCAAAACCCTCAAGTCCTTCGCCGTCGAGGCCGGCAAGCCCGGCGTCCAGCCGGCCTGA